In the genome of Candidatus Methylomirabilota bacterium, one region contains:
- a CDS encoding nucleotidyltransferase family protein, whose protein sequence is MDIDALLKARDEILAIAQRHGASNVRVFGSVARGEAGPDSDVDILVDLELGRSLLDHAQLQIDLEALLGRRVDVITARALRPHLRDRVLQEAIPL, encoded by the coding sequence GTGGACATTGACGCGCTTCTGAAAGCCCGCGACGAGATCCTGGCCATCGCTCAGCGCCATGGCGCCAGCAACGTCCGTGTGTTCGGATCCGTGGCCCGGGGAGAGGCGGGCCCGGACAGTGATGTCGACATCCTCGTGGACCTCGAGCTCGGCCGGAGCCTGCTCGACCATGCCCAGCTCCAGATCGATCTGGAAGCGTTGCTTGGCCGAAGGGTCGACGTGATCACTGCGCGGGCGCTTCGTCCACACCTCCGTGATCGTGTCC